In one Streptomyces sp. NBC_00597 genomic region, the following are encoded:
- a CDS encoding (deoxy)nucleoside triphosphate pyrophosphohydrolase → MTVRVVVGGALCHEGRLLAARRSAPPEVAGRWELPGGKTEPGESVPEALVRELREELGVEAEPLERIPGEWPVRPGLVLQVWTARLLSGEPVPLEDHDELRWLGPEELDSVDWLDQDRPAVAEAGHRLRAERDERHTRSHGGA, encoded by the coding sequence ATGACGGTACGAGTGGTCGTGGGCGGAGCCCTTTGTCATGAGGGCCGCCTGCTGGCCGCCCGCCGCAGTGCACCCCCCGAAGTGGCCGGACGCTGGGAGCTGCCCGGCGGCAAGACCGAGCCGGGCGAGTCGGTCCCCGAGGCCCTCGTCCGCGAACTGCGCGAGGAGCTCGGCGTGGAAGCCGAGCCGCTGGAGCGGATTCCGGGGGAGTGGCCGGTGCGGCCGGGGCTCGTGCTGCAGGTGTGGACCGCCCGGCTGCTGTCCGGCGAGCCCGTGCCGCTGGAGGACCACGACGAGCTGCGCTGGCTCGGGCCGGAGGAGCTCGACTCGGTGGACTGGCTCGACCAGGACCGGCCGGCGGTGGCCGAGGCCGGACACCGGCTGCGCGCCGAGCGCGATGAGCGGCACACCAGGTCGCACGGGGGCGCGTGA
- a CDS encoding GntR family transcriptional regulator — protein MTFGEQPAYLRVAGDLRRKIVDGSLPPHARLPSQARIREEYGVSDTVALEARKVLMAEGLVEGRSGSGTYVREQPVPRRVARSGYRTGGVSTPFRQEQAEAGVRGTWESSSEQVVAPAEIAKRLGIEPGERVMRTRYVFRDTGEAMMLSTSWEPLAVTGRTPVMLPEEGPLGGSGVVDRMAAIDVVVDNVVEEVGARPGLAEEIMLLGGVPGHVVLVIGRTYFASGLAVETADVVVPADRYRLSYHLPVR, from the coding sequence GTGACTTTCGGTGAGCAGCCGGCCTATCTGCGCGTCGCCGGGGATCTGCGACGGAAGATCGTCGATGGGTCCCTGCCCCCGCACGCCCGGCTCCCCTCGCAGGCCCGGATCCGCGAGGAGTACGGGGTCTCCGACACGGTGGCGCTGGAGGCGCGCAAGGTCCTCATGGCGGAGGGGCTCGTCGAGGGCCGGTCCGGGTCGGGTACGTACGTACGGGAGCAACCCGTGCCGCGGCGGGTCGCGCGCTCGGGATACCGCACGGGCGGGGTGTCGACGCCTTTCCGGCAGGAGCAGGCGGAGGCCGGGGTCCGCGGGACGTGGGAGTCCAGCAGCGAGCAGGTGGTGGCGCCGGCGGAGATCGCCAAGCGGCTCGGCATCGAGCCGGGCGAGCGTGTCATGCGGACGCGGTACGTGTTCCGTGATACGGGGGAGGCGATGATGCTTTCGACCTCCTGGGAGCCGCTCGCGGTCACCGGCCGGACCCCCGTGATGCTGCCCGAGGAGGGGCCGCTCGGAGGCTCGGGGGTCGTCGACCGGATGGCCGCGATCGACGTCGTCGTCGACAACGTGGTGGAGGAGGTCGGAGCGCGGCCGGGCCTGGCGGAGGAGATCATGCTGCTGGGCGGGGTCCCGGGGCACGTGGTCCTGGTGATCGGCCGTACGTACTTCGCGTCCGGGCTGGCGGTCGAGACCGCCGACGTGGTGGTCCCGGCGGACCGCTACCGCCTGTCGTACCACTTGCCCGTCCGTTGA
- a CDS encoding EamA family transporter: MRTPETAESKPPQSAARRVTGAVWVALALVYVLWGSTYLGIRVVVRTMPPFLSAGTRFIAAGLLLLGLVAWRYGPAALRATRAQAGAAVLVGLLLVLGGNGLVVLAETSIPSGLAALLVAAVPMWLVVLRTATGDRPALRTLGGVLLGFGGLAVLTSPGISGAVRLWGVLLVLAGSVLWSLGSFAASKLSLPGNPFTGSAYQMLAGGTGGIVVGLLRGEHHGLDWAGFSTASWLALGYLIVFGSLVAFTAYAWLLQSAPLSLVATYAYVNPVVAVALGALILDEALTVPILIGGAIVVLAVCVIVSTERRQ, encoded by the coding sequence ATGCGCACCCCGGAGACCGCCGAGAGCAAGCCGCCGCAATCCGCCGCCCGCAGGGTCACGGGCGCCGTGTGGGTCGCGCTCGCCCTCGTCTACGTCCTCTGGGGTTCCACCTACCTCGGCATCCGGGTCGTCGTCCGGACCATGCCGCCGTTCCTGTCCGCCGGAACCCGCTTCATCGCGGCCGGCCTGCTGCTGCTCGGCCTCGTCGCCTGGCGGTACGGGCCGGCCGCGCTCCGGGCCACGCGTGCGCAGGCCGGTGCGGCGGTCCTGGTCGGCCTGCTGCTGGTGCTCGGCGGCAACGGCCTCGTCGTGCTCGCGGAGACCTCGATCCCGTCCGGCCTGGCCGCGCTGCTCGTCGCGGCCGTGCCGATGTGGCTGGTGGTGCTGCGGACCGCCACCGGCGACCGGCCGGCGCTGCGCACCCTCGGCGGCGTACTGCTGGGTTTCGGGGGGCTCGCGGTACTGACCAGCCCGGGCATCAGCGGCGCGGTGCGGCTCTGGGGCGTGCTGCTGGTGCTGGCGGGGTCCGTGCTCTGGTCGCTGGGCTCGTTCGCCGCGTCGAAGCTGTCGCTGCCGGGCAACCCGTTCACGGGCAGCGCGTACCAGATGCTCGCCGGCGGGACCGGCGGCATCGTCGTCGGGTTGCTGCGCGGCGAGCACCACGGGCTGGACTGGGCCGGTTTCTCCACCGCCTCCTGGCTGGCTCTGGGCTACCTCATCGTCTTCGGCTCGCTGGTCGCCTTCACGGCCTACGCGTGGCTGCTGCAGTCGGCGCCGCTGTCACTGGTCGCCACGTACGCGTACGTCAATCCGGTCGTCGCCGTCGCGCTGGGGGCGCTGATCCTCGACGAGGCCCTGACCGTCCCGATCCTGATCGGCGGCGCGATCGTCGTCCTCGCGGTATGCGTGATCGTCAGCACCGAGCGCAGGCAGTAG
- a CDS encoding isocitrate lyase/phosphoenolpyruvate mutase family protein: MTNTVDLARRFTALHDPAAPLALANAWDVVSARLVEAAGAPAVATTSAGVAWSLGAPDGDALTRDRALDLVSRVVAAISVPVTADIEGGFGADPAGVAETVSGVLAAGAVGVNIEDGTRAAADHAERVAAARAAADTAGVPLFINARIDTFLFGLGEEEHRLDETLARAASYLRAGASGIFVPGVTDPATVRELAKGIDAPLNVLAGPGAPSVAELGALGAARVSLGSSVASAAYDVVRRAAEELIAGGTYTALDASLPYGELNALLKG, from the coding sequence ATGACCAACACCGTTGATCTCGCCCGCCGGTTCACCGCGCTCCACGACCCCGCCGCGCCGCTGGCCCTGGCCAATGCCTGGGACGTCGTCAGTGCCCGTCTCGTCGAGGCCGCCGGGGCGCCCGCCGTGGCCACCACCAGTGCCGGTGTCGCCTGGTCCCTCGGCGCGCCCGACGGGGACGCCCTGACCCGTGACCGTGCCCTCGACCTCGTCTCCCGGGTGGTCGCCGCCATCTCCGTCCCGGTCACCGCCGACATCGAAGGCGGTTTCGGCGCCGACCCGGCCGGCGTCGCCGAGACCGTCTCCGGGGTGCTCGCCGCCGGCGCGGTCGGCGTCAACATCGAGGACGGCACCCGGGCCGCCGCCGATCACGCGGAGCGGGTGGCCGCGGCCCGGGCCGCCGCCGACACCGCCGGGGTCCCGCTGTTCATCAACGCCCGCATCGACACCTTCCTCTTCGGCCTCGGGGAGGAGGAGCACCGCCTCGACGAGACCCTCGCCCGCGCCGCCTCCTACCTCCGCGCGGGCGCCAGCGGCATCTTCGTCCCCGGTGTCACCGACCCGGCCACCGTCCGCGAGCTCGCCAAGGGCATCGACGCGCCGCTCAACGTCCTCGCCGGCCCCGGCGCGCCGTCCGTCGCCGAGCTCGGAGCCCTCGGCGCGGCCCGCGTCAGCCTCGGCTCCTCGGTCGCGTCGGCCGCCTACGACGTGGTCCGCCGCGCCGCCGAGGAGCTGATCGCGGGTGGTACGTACACCGCGCTCGACGCGTCACTCCCGTACGGGGAGCTGAACGCCCTACTCAAGGGCTGA
- a CDS encoding trypsin-like peptidase domain-containing protein: MNAVAKGASAAAVAGVAAMLAVGFLKATDGDANAVHPFPGVGVLMANGEHWCTASVVDSPKGTVVATAAHCVAPAGEDGAPGAVAHDGRAIGDLSFAPAFTGEGVGRQPLGVWKVRAVHVDERWIKWGEDTADFAFLSIEPDEDGRTVQQAVGGAAEAPKPDWTSGYERDVTVVGYPESDRNPQNKPVSCTTQTSHDQEDPAMLYISCAGFWTGTSGSPWIADRGGPGNPGRLIGVLSGGNTDVDSTAALFDEKAKALYEQAARD, translated from the coding sequence ATGAACGCAGTGGCCAAGGGTGCGTCCGCGGCGGCCGTCGCCGGAGTGGCGGCGATGCTTGCCGTCGGCTTCCTCAAGGCGACGGACGGGGATGCGAACGCGGTGCACCCCTTCCCCGGCGTCGGCGTGCTCATGGCCAACGGGGAGCACTGGTGCACGGCGAGCGTCGTCGACAGCCCGAAGGGCACGGTCGTCGCGACCGCCGCGCACTGTGTGGCCCCGGCCGGCGAGGACGGCGCGCCCGGTGCGGTCGCGCACGACGGGCGGGCCATCGGTGACCTCTCCTTCGCCCCCGCCTTCACCGGCGAGGGCGTGGGCCGCCAGCCCCTCGGGGTGTGGAAGGTCCGCGCGGTCCACGTGGACGAGCGCTGGATCAAATGGGGGGAGGACACCGCCGATTTCGCGTTCCTCAGCATCGAGCCGGACGAGGACGGCCGCACCGTGCAGCAGGCGGTCGGCGGCGCCGCGGAGGCACCCAAGCCCGACTGGACCTCCGGGTACGAGCGCGACGTGACGGTCGTCGGCTATCCGGAGTCGGACCGCAACCCGCAGAACAAGCCCGTCTCCTGCACCACCCAGACCAGCCACGACCAGGAGGACCCCGCGATGCTCTACATCAGCTGCGCGGGCTTCTGGACGGGCACCAGCGGGAGCCCGTGGATCGCCGACCGCGGCGGTCCGGGGAACCCGGGGCGGCTGATCGGGGTGCTGAGCGGCGGGAACACGGACGTGGACTCCACGGCTGCGCTCTTCGACGAGAAGGCCAAGGCGCTGTACGAGCAGGCCGCGCGGGACTGA
- a CDS encoding DUF4190 domain-containing protein, whose protein sequence is MSTPPPPHWSAPTPQPAYGEPALNGFALASLLVGLLCLPPLGAVFAIVALVQIGRKGERGRALAITGLIVSLVMTVAVVLVTDQVAGRLFDRLDTLQRFEGADGELTPVDDMRAGDCFNVPGGDLLAESPFIYRIACTEVHQGEVTSSTRLGGGAFPGVPELRRAATQACWKAQDAYAMDTWALPPYADMFYFAPTRESWSAGDRRLLCVIGTAEEEHRGSLRKDAGTLEPHQVAFLRVMNEADLALGGEPEEDIDEALPQYLDWARAVDVALAAEASLLDGAKQRPELAGPARAQLKEVEAARAGWQRAARATKPAEFKAAWDEATGAVSVRTEKALRGAYGLATTVPEWLAEQSGGDSDGSGSAAT, encoded by the coding sequence GTGAGCACCCCGCCGCCGCCCCACTGGTCCGCTCCGACCCCGCAGCCGGCGTACGGGGAGCCCGCGCTCAACGGCTTCGCGCTGGCGTCGCTGCTGGTCGGGCTGCTGTGCCTGCCGCCGCTCGGTGCCGTCTTCGCGATCGTGGCGCTCGTGCAGATCGGGCGGAAGGGGGAGCGGGGCAGGGCGCTCGCGATCACGGGCCTGATCGTTTCCCTCGTGATGACCGTGGCCGTCGTCCTCGTCACGGACCAGGTGGCGGGGCGGCTGTTCGACCGGCTGGACACGCTCCAGCGGTTCGAAGGCGCCGACGGCGAGTTGACCCCCGTGGACGACATGCGCGCGGGTGACTGCTTCAACGTCCCCGGCGGTGACCTGCTCGCCGAGAGCCCGTTCATCTACCGGATCGCCTGCACCGAGGTGCACCAGGGGGAGGTCACCTCCTCGACCCGGCTCGGCGGCGGCGCCTTCCCCGGGGTGCCCGAGCTGCGGAGGGCCGCCACGCAGGCGTGTTGGAAGGCGCAGGACGCCTACGCGATGGATACGTGGGCGCTGCCCCCGTACGCGGACATGTTCTACTTCGCGCCCACGCGCGAGTCGTGGAGCGCCGGCGACCGGCGCTTGCTCTGCGTCATCGGCACGGCGGAGGAGGAGCACCGCGGCAGCCTGCGCAAGGACGCCGGAACGCTGGAGCCGCACCAGGTGGCCTTCCTGCGGGTGATGAACGAGGCCGACCTGGCGTTGGGCGGCGAGCCCGAGGAGGACATCGACGAGGCGCTGCCGCAGTACCTGGACTGGGCCCGCGCGGTGGACGTCGCGCTGGCCGCGGAGGCGTCGCTGCTGGACGGGGCGAAACAGCGGCCGGAGCTTGCCGGGCCGGCGCGGGCGCAGCTCAAGGAGGTCGAGGCGGCGCGCGCGGGGTGGCAGCGGGCGGCCAGGGCGACGAAGCCGGCCGAGTTCAAGGCAGCGTGGGACGAGGCCACGGGGGCTGTGTCCGTGCGCACGGAGAAGGCGCTGCGCGGGGCGTACGGTCTGGCGACGACGGTGCCGGAATGGCTGGCGGAGCAGTCGGGCGGCGACTCGGACGGGTCCGGTTCGGCCGCGACCTGA
- a CDS encoding SpoIIE family protein phosphatase: MPAQAHQARVPGETWHDSLWHSSPPGSIYDYIKVASFSIGPDGLIDQWSLRAEDLFGLTAAQAVGRDPVDAFMPPELRAGGHRRVAEILDGKEWTGLVPFRIPGGDGAHGVAEIYVMPTQTETAERAALCVVVDVRALRRIESDLAASQAIFGQSPFGFLLFGTDLTVQRANRRFATVFGGAVEEHRGRTVHDYLPPQEADRMTEALRRVLETGHSVTDLQITGAAPGSREKRHWSINLYRLHGGTGRPIGVAGLGTDVTRRHLAAREAAGVRRNLALLNEAGHRIGNSLDLETTARELLDVTVPGFCDLAAVDLYQGLLLGDDDRPARPHGPGVPPLPAGLGPGRVPSAPLRRVAFASAVSDAPLSGPGALVSVGEIHRYPAASPGALALRTARPRLIEGGGPDDLVQSTLVVPMVAHDTVVGLAQFSRTKGSEPFGERDRAVAVELAARAAVCIDNARLYRREHERALILQRSLLPPGDPEAAGLDIACRYLPGNAATEVGGDWFDVIELPGHRTALVVGDVMGRGLRAAVAMGELRTAVRTLALLDLEPAEVLTALDEIARGLGAPGGSQQASRAALHSRDADRSEVYLATCVYAVYDPVTRRCTIANAGHMPPVLVEPAEPGAPPRPALLLEVPPGMPLGVGGEPFEEVEVDLPEGALLALYTDGLVESRDHPLEEGLRGLRDALADPVRPLEDVCDHVLNTLDTRHGEDDIALLMARVQGLPMDAVGDWQLPREARSVGRARELARAKLPAWGLEGLLDTTELLVSELVTNALRYGEGEIRLRLLLDRTLVCEVWDGNLVQPRRRRARDTDEGGRGLQLVGMLSAGWGTRRTHRGKTVWFELPLPGAAAEAVSELSAEQLLNMYG; this comes from the coding sequence ATACCTGCGCAGGCACATCAGGCCCGTGTGCCCGGGGAGACATGGCACGACTCCCTGTGGCACAGCAGCCCGCCTGGCTCGATATATGACTACATAAAGGTTGCGTCCTTCTCCATCGGACCCGACGGGCTCATCGACCAGTGGAGCCTGCGCGCCGAGGACCTGTTCGGGCTGACCGCCGCGCAGGCCGTGGGCCGGGACCCGGTGGACGCCTTCATGCCGCCGGAGCTGCGCGCCGGCGGGCACCGACGGGTGGCCGAGATCCTCGACGGCAAGGAATGGACCGGCCTCGTCCCCTTCCGCATCCCCGGCGGGGACGGCGCGCACGGCGTGGCCGAGATCTACGTGATGCCCACCCAGACGGAGACCGCCGAGCGGGCCGCCCTGTGCGTCGTGGTCGACGTACGCGCGCTGCGCCGGATCGAATCCGACCTGGCAGCTTCGCAGGCGATTTTCGGCCAATCTCCTTTCGGTTTCCTGCTCTTCGGAACGGACCTCACCGTGCAGCGGGCCAACCGCCGTTTCGCGACCGTATTCGGCGGCGCCGTCGAGGAACACCGCGGCCGCACCGTCCACGACTACCTGCCGCCCCAGGAGGCCGACCGGATGACCGAGGCCCTGCGAAGGGTCCTGGAGACCGGCCATTCCGTCACCGACCTCCAGATCACCGGCGCCGCCCCCGGTAGCCGGGAGAAGCGCCACTGGTCCATCAACCTCTACCGCCTCCACGGCGGCACCGGCCGCCCCATCGGCGTCGCGGGCCTCGGCACCGACGTCACCCGCCGCCACCTCGCCGCCCGCGAGGCCGCCGGGGTCCGGCGCAATCTCGCCCTGCTCAACGAGGCCGGGCACCGCATCGGGAACTCCCTCGACCTGGAGACCACCGCCCGCGAACTGCTCGACGTGACCGTGCCGGGCTTCTGCGACCTCGCCGCCGTCGACCTCTACCAGGGGCTGCTGCTCGGCGACGACGACCGGCCCGCCCGGCCGCACGGGCCCGGCGTGCCCCCGCTCCCGGCCGGGCTCGGTCCCGGACGGGTGCCGTCCGCGCCGCTGCGGCGGGTCGCCTTCGCCTCGGCGGTCTCGGACGCCCCACTGTCGGGTCCGGGCGCGCTGGTCTCCGTGGGGGAGATCCACCGCTATCCGGCGGCCTCGCCGGGAGCGCTGGCCCTGCGGACCGCGCGGCCGCGGCTGATCGAGGGCGGCGGCCCGGACGACCTCGTGCAGTCCACGCTCGTCGTGCCGATGGTCGCCCACGACACCGTGGTCGGGCTCGCCCAGTTCTCCCGTACGAAGGGCAGCGAGCCCTTCGGCGAACGGGACCGGGCGGTGGCCGTGGAACTCGCCGCCCGCGCCGCCGTCTGCATCGACAACGCCCGGCTGTACCGGCGCGAGCACGAGCGGGCGCTGATACTCCAGCGCAGCCTGCTGCCGCCCGGGGACCCCGAGGCCGCCGGCCTGGACATCGCCTGCCGGTACCTGCCGGGGAACGCGGCCACCGAGGTCGGCGGAGACTGGTTCGACGTCATCGAGCTGCCCGGGCACCGCACGGCCCTGGTCGTCGGCGACGTGATGGGCCGCGGGCTGCGGGCCGCCGTCGCGATGGGCGAACTGCGCACCGCCGTACGGACCCTGGCGCTGCTGGACCTGGAGCCGGCGGAGGTGCTGACCGCGCTGGACGAGATCGCCCGCGGGCTCGGCGCGCCCGGCGGCTCCCAGCAGGCCTCCCGGGCCGCCCTGCACTCGCGGGACGCGGACCGCTCGGAGGTGTACCTCGCGACCTGCGTGTACGCCGTCTACGACCCGGTGACCCGGCGCTGCACCATCGCCAACGCCGGCCACATGCCGCCGGTGCTGGTGGAACCGGCGGAACCGGGCGCCCCGCCGCGGCCCGCGCTGCTGCTGGAGGTGCCGCCGGGGATGCCGCTCGGGGTGGGCGGGGAGCCGTTCGAGGAGGTGGAGGTGGACCTCCCGGAAGGAGCCCTGCTGGCCCTGTACACCGACGGGCTGGTGGAATCGCGGGACCACCCGCTGGAGGAGGGGCTGCGGGGGCTGCGGGACGCGCTCGCCGACCCGGTGCGGCCGCTGGAGGACGTCTGCGACCACGTGCTGAACACGCTGGACACGCGGCACGGCGAGGACGACATCGCGCTGCTGATGGCGCGGGTGCAAGGGCTGCCGATGGACGCGGTCGGGGACTGGCAGCTGCCGCGCGAGGCCCGGTCGGTGGGCCGGGCGCGGGAGTTGGCCCGGGCGAAACTCCCGGCATGGGGCCTGGAGGGGCTACTCGACACCACCGAACTGCTGGTCAGTGAACTGGTGACGAACGCCCTGCGGTACGGCGAGGGCGAGATCAGGCTCCGCCTGCTGCTCGACCGCACCCTCGTCTGCGAGGTCTGGGACGGCAACCTGGTGCAGCCGCGCCGCCGCCGGGCCCGGGACACCGACGAGGGCGGGCGCGGCCTCCAGCTGGTCGGCATGCTGTCCGCGGGCTGGGGCACGCGCCGCACCCACCGCGGCAAGACGGTCTGGTTCGAGCTGCCCCTCCCCGGCGCTGCGGCCGAGGCGGTCTCGGAGCTGTCGGCGGAACAGCTCCTCAACATGTACGGCTGA
- a CDS encoding PspA/IM30 family protein, whose translation MSKQTVLGRVTQLAKANVNALLDQAEDPQKMLDQLIRDYTNNISEAEQAVATTIGNLRMLEADHKEDVEAAAEWGGKALAASRKADELRTSGATADADKFDNLAKVALGRQLRSEKEAATAEPTIAAQTEVVDELRSGLDAMKDKLTELTAKRDELVARAKTAQAQNTMLDAVKNIDVMDPTSDLARFEDKVRREEARALGRQELAASSLDAQFEALDDLGRTAEVEARLAALKSREAA comes from the coding sequence ATGAGCAAGCAGACCGTCCTCGGCCGTGTCACCCAGCTCGCGAAGGCGAACGTCAACGCGCTGCTGGACCAGGCGGAGGACCCGCAGAAGATGCTGGACCAGCTGATCCGCGACTACACGAACAACATCTCGGAGGCGGAGCAGGCGGTCGCCACCACGATCGGCAATCTGCGGATGCTGGAGGCGGACCACAAGGAGGACGTGGAGGCGGCCGCGGAGTGGGGCGGCAAGGCGCTCGCGGCCAGCCGCAAGGCGGACGAGCTGCGGACGTCCGGCGCCACGGCGGACGCCGACAAGTTCGACAACCTGGCGAAGGTCGCCCTCGGGCGCCAGCTCCGGTCGGAGAAGGAGGCGGCGACGGCGGAGCCGACGATCGCCGCGCAGACGGAGGTCGTCGACGAGCTCAGGTCTGGACTGGACGCGATGAAGGACAAGCTGACCGAACTGACGGCGAAACGCGACGAGCTGGTGGCCCGCGCCAAGACCGCGCAGGCGCAGAACACGATGCTGGACGCGGTGAAGAACATCGACGTCATGGACCCGACGAGCGACCTGGCCCGCTTCGAGGACAAGGTCCGCCGGGAGGAGGCCAGGGCGCTCGGCAGGCAGGAGCTCGCGGCCTCCTCGCTGGACGCCCAGTTCGAGGCCCTGGACGACCTCGGCAGGACCGCGGAGGTCGAGGCGCGCCTGGCCGCGCTGAAGTCCCGCGAGGCCGCCTGA
- a CDS encoding threonine synthase, whose product MTHALPGYVCPEDSTRADARTAPWCCPLCGGPWDLDFAPDPAGPLEPAAGPNSLWRFGSALPLPGAFSVTLSEGNTPLVPLAERVHAKLDFLMPTLSFKDRGAVMLAELARRLAPERVVADSSGNAGTAVAAYCARAGLKCEVFVPEGTSQKKTEQMRAHGAAVRFVPGGREATALAARAAADLPGVFYASHVFNPYFLHGTKTYVYEVWEELGGRLPETLVVPVGNGTLLLGAALAVSELARRGVKPPALIAVQAEAVSPLATAFAAGAKDAAPVEQLPTLADGIAIPAPPRARQILAAVRASGGTFLTVPEEALRAARRDLAQRGLFVEPTAAACWAAVGPLATTDPLQGRTTVLPLCGAGLKAGWE is encoded by the coding sequence ATGACGCACGCACTGCCCGGCTACGTCTGCCCCGAGGACTCCACGCGCGCGGACGCCCGGACGGCCCCCTGGTGTTGCCCCCTGTGCGGCGGACCGTGGGACCTCGACTTCGCACCCGATCCGGCCGGCCCGCTCGAACCGGCCGCCGGACCCAACTCGCTCTGGCGGTTCGGTTCCGCGCTGCCGCTGCCGGGGGCGTTCTCCGTGACGCTGTCGGAGGGGAACACCCCGCTGGTCCCGCTCGCGGAGCGCGTTCACGCCAAGCTCGACTTCCTGATGCCCACGCTGTCCTTCAAGGACCGCGGCGCCGTGATGCTCGCGGAACTGGCCCGGCGACTGGCCCCGGAACGGGTGGTCGCGGACAGCAGCGGGAACGCGGGGACCGCCGTGGCCGCGTACTGCGCGCGCGCCGGACTGAAGTGCGAGGTATTCGTGCCCGAGGGCACCTCGCAGAAGAAGACGGAGCAGATGCGGGCGCACGGCGCGGCGGTCCGCTTCGTACCGGGCGGCCGGGAGGCCACCGCGCTGGCGGCCCGCGCCGCCGCCGACCTCCCCGGGGTCTTCTACGCGAGCCACGTCTTCAACCCGTACTTCCTGCACGGGACGAAGACGTACGTGTACGAGGTGTGGGAGGAGCTCGGCGGCCGCCTCCCCGAGACCCTCGTCGTCCCCGTCGGCAACGGCACGCTGCTGCTGGGGGCGGCCCTGGCGGTCTCGGAGCTCGCCCGCCGCGGCGTGAAACCGCCCGCGCTGATCGCGGTCCAGGCCGAAGCGGTGTCCCCGCTGGCCACGGCCTTCGCAGCGGGTGCAAAGGACGCCGCCCCGGTGGAACAGCTGCCCACGCTCGCCGACGGGATCGCGATCCCGGCCCCGCCGCGGGCCCGGCAGATCCTGGCCGCGGTCCGCGCGTCCGGCGGCACCTTCCTGACGGTCCCGGAAGAGGCCCTGCGCGCGGCCCGCCGGGACCTGGCGCAGCGCGGCCTGTTCGTGGAACCCACGGCAGCGGCCTGCTGGGCGGCGGTCGGCCCCCTGGCCACCACCGACCCCCTCCAGGGCCGCACGACGGTCCTGCCCCTGTGCGGAGCAGGCCTCAAGGCGGGGTGGGAGTAG
- a CDS encoding ATP-binding protein, with translation MIGVIDTDGECAEWAFPAEPGAVRTARHAVRGTLSSWGLDSVGDVTVLLVSELVTNSLRYASGPIGVRLVRRDPASESVAGGAALLVEVSDPLPDPPRERVAQPDDEGGRGLHLVAVSAQRWGTRHGKSGKTVWFELALPGE, from the coding sequence GTGATCGGCGTGATCGACACAGACGGTGAATGCGCCGAGTGGGCCTTCCCCGCAGAGCCCGGCGCCGTCCGCACCGCACGCCACGCCGTACGCGGCACGCTCAGCTCCTGGGGCCTGGACTCCGTCGGCGATGTCACCGTCCTGCTGGTCAGCGAGCTGGTCACCAATTCGCTGCGGTACGCCTCCGGCCCCATCGGGGTCCGGCTGGTGCGGCGCGATCCGGCCAGTGAGAGCGTGGCGGGGGGCGCCGCGCTGCTGGTGGAGGTTTCCGATCCGCTTCCGGATCCGCCCCGCGAACGGGTCGCGCAGCCGGACGACGAGGGTGGCCGGGGGCTCCATCTGGTGGCCGTCTCGGCGCAGCGCTGGGGAACCCGGCACGGGAAATCGGGCAAGACCGTGTGGTTCGAGTTGGCACTTCCTGGTGAGTAA
- a CDS encoding SPOR domain-containing protein, producing MNDSGALLPWLVIRQDDNGNCYRVGRYPTRAEAQKVVDSLEDRGHKQLYWVERIGQTATTN from the coding sequence ATGAACGACAGCGGTGCCCTGCTCCCATGGCTGGTCATACGTCAGGACGACAACGGCAACTGCTACCGGGTGGGCCGCTACCCCACCCGGGCCGAGGCCCAGAAGGTCGTCGACAGCCTCGAAGACAGGGGCCACAAGCAGCTGTACTGGGTCGAGCGGATCGGCCAGACCGCCACGACGAACTGA